Below is a window of Gossypium hirsutum isolate 1008001.06 chromosome A12, Gossypium_hirsutum_v2.1, whole genome shotgun sequence DNA.
TTGTAAGTTGCGGATCTAGGATTGAAGCAAACACTTCCCTGCAATTAGAAATAAGACACAATGGACATTCTAGGCTTAGAACGGTCTTAGGAAccagaaaagaaacaaaagaaaaacaaaaaaaaatgattgaAATTTCTGGCAGATTTGAATCAAGGTTGAAGATGAATTCTTGAAGCTTCATTCATGGCAGCCTTGAGCATTCAAAGATGGCAGAATTGATGTAGAATATTACTGGAAACTTAGAAAAACGAGGAACTCGAAAGAACTCGTACAATATGCTGAACGAACCTGAATCGAATCTGTTCTTCGTTAACGGACTTGGACCCACTAGATAGCAATCTAGGAACCCGAAGTATCAAGTAAAATTGACACAACAAACATAGTCTGATATGCCAAGAAAGTTCGGTGAAAAATCGAAGTTTGAGAGAAAAATGTCACaaagattatattttattcaaagtgTCTTGAGTCTTACattatttttacacatatatatggATAACAAGAGGTGTATGGCTGAATTTCCTTGTGTGGCTGAAAATAGAggatttaaaattcaaattttaaactccTACTAACTCCTAATAATTCCTAAAATGGGCAGCATTATATGGCAGCCttgtatttgaaattttaaattcaaatacaaactacttGTTCTTATCCTTGAAGCCTtgtatttgaaatttgaaattcaaacacAAACTACTTGATCTTATCCTTGAAGTTGACGCTAAGTAAGAAAAAGGAAGGGTTGCTCTAATTCGGCCAATAATGTACTCACTCATCCAAGTTGCCACGCGGATGTGTGAATAACCGGATACCACTTGGGCTACCACATGTGCACTGGTACACTCCCCGACTTGTAAATCATTATTCAGCTACTTCTGGACTTGCCAGCTGAAGTTGAGCTAgtggagctgaaattgagctgacGAAAACTGAATTGAGCTAGAACGAGCTAGCGACAAGTGGAGTGAGCTGACATGAACTGGTGTAGAGTACTCTGAGCTAACTTGGGTTGAAGATAAGCTGCATATACACTCTTGAGCTAGAGTCCCTTCGAGTAcctaatccaaaaggcataaacACTTATCAAAGTTTATGTAGACTTAATGTAACATAGTCTAATAAGTTGTAAACAAGTGCACACTTATTTATTAACATCCAAACAACTTAGAAGCAATACAAACACTATCAAACCAATCCTAAAGCATACGTAGCATAATATATACAAACTTAAACACACAGAATGAATAGTATAACCTAAATATGTCACATATCAGCATGCAACACATTATAAAGCCTAGGTTCTAAGGTATAAACATGATCGAATGAATCTGGAATTGTAGCACAAGTATAGAAAAGAACTTCTCGAAATTTCTTTGCCTTAGAACGGGTAATAGGTCCCAATGGTAAGACCTCCGGATCGGTTTCCTTGATTGGCATGGATGTGCTCACATCACGGACAgtccacacacctgtgtggcgtcgacagtagCATTTTCGACTTTCACTGAAACGCGATTTCAGATCGAttggagtacacacctggtttcaaTTGAATCCTAACGCAATCctgagcactccagaacctatatTTGACAATGTCAAGACCTATTTCAGTCACTTAAACAATTTTTGATTGAAACAAAACAAGGTATTCCGCCTCAAAATCGTTAAATTTCTTACCTCAAGTGAAAACGAGCGAATACTACGCGTTTAATTCACTGTTCAGGAACGAAGAACAGCCCCTTGTTTAGTACCTAAACACCCAAAGAAAGTTTCCCCTTAATCTCTTAATCAAAATGATGTTTACGAACAACAAATAAAACTTACCAATGAGGAGAACGCCAATGAATCGCAGAAGCACATTAATACGAAATCAAAACGAATGGGAGGAAGGCAAGGGAAATTtcggcaaaaagaaaagaaaaaaatgtgaagAGGGGAGAAATAGTAGAGAATTTCAACAGAGAGAGTTCTTTTGGGAAACTActcaaaaaaatctaataaacCCTACCACTTTAGTGTTTTAGTTCACCTCTAATTTTATCACGGCCTTAGTGGAAAAAATAATACCCAAGCCAAGATTCAAACACATGACCTCTAGCATAAACCATTgctacttaaccactagaccagtaggcccattctgttaagtttTTACCAATAAATTCTTATAAGCCAATTAACCAAAAGCCAggctttatttaaataagaaaccAAAATTTTGCCCAAGTTGAAACTTAAACTTGGGACTTCTCTAACACACCCCCAAAGGACTTAAAAACAAAAGCAGACAGATattatgcaaattcatgcaaaaacatattcacatattttcctatgctacaatttcacaaaagctgaaattacagaaatttggggtgttataatGCCAAACTTTTTTGCCATTGCCACTTGAAATTGGATTCCCAATAGTTAAAGGAATACATTTACCAAAAGGATGACAACATATTTAAGGAAGATTTTGATGACATTCAGTTTAACTTAGGGAAGATTATTTTCCAAGAAATCATCAAGCATACATAAAAAGTGTACCCTCGACTATATATTCCATTTCActctttaatttttcaaaatttgtttcaaTTAATTCTAAAATTGTTAATGGCACtgagaaatatgaaaaaaaaagcttGTAGAATTTAAGTTATCATAAAGTGGTTGGAGGCGAAGCATATTGAGCGCAATCTAAGAACCACTCTTGCAGATGAAGTTGATCTTGAGAAAACGGGGCTTATTCTAGTTGTTATTGAGCCTAACACTCACAAGCATTTATCAGCATTTAAACAAAGCATGCTATACCACTTGGATGTTGGAAAAGCTTCTTAAGAGAGGGTTGTTGCTCAACTTCAAGCTAATGTTCGATGAGCCAAAGCCTTGTGGAATGATTTGTTAACCAAATAACTTCAATAGACCTTTGGTAGATTTGTGAACAAAAAGGGGAAGTAAGAAGTTATTGCACCTGTTGAtgatttctttttgttatttcaaGACTacaaactttatttattttggtgATGTTTTGTTAAACAATGTTGTACTTTAGTTGTTGTTTTTATGAACATTTTCTCATCTAACTTACTGTAATATGATTCTAAGTATTTTGATTGCTAATGTGTTCATCACTTTTAAAAGCATTAATAGTTAATTTGCTTGATTATGTTAATAGTTAAGTTTAATTGATTAAGGGGGAGTTACTTAAGGGAACATTTGTTCCTATTGATGTATATGTTTCTTGTTAtggttttgtttaaaaaattaccacAAGGAGAGGTTGTTGTGGCAGTTTATGAAAAGTTCCTAAGAGTAGTGCACACTGGTATCTAGCATTTCCAAATTTTGGTAACAAAATCCTTGGGTTCAAAAGTGATCTAGATGTTATGATAGTGGAAACTTAGAAGAGAGTGATCTAGATCTTAGGGACAAAAGTGAAGTTTCTATTCTAGTGAGTGTTGGAGCATGTAATAACTTTTTGTATATATGTTAAGATAGTGGATTATCTCTCTGTAAAAAGCCTCATAGATGTAAGAAAATTGAACTATGTAGACATATCGCAATAttcttatttttaagaaaattgaaCTATGTAGACATATCGCaatattcttattttttctttatcaATGCCTAAAATAATTGGCATTGCTCGCAGCACTACTTctaaaactattcaatttttcTGACAAATATCGTTCTAAATTCTTCCAAATTCCtcttaagattatataataacTTTATAAGTCTTTTATAAAAGAAAGTAAGCAACTGAATAACACAAATAAagttagaaataaataaagatctcCTTTAGTGTAAGTGTGACAACTGGGACAACCAATGACTTGTGAAACTTTTATGAACTAGTCCTAagaattttatttatcatatggTGTAGTATTTTAGTTGCACCTTTGATCATATGACAACTAAATAATAAGACAGTAATATTTGCGTgacaataaaaatttgaaaagtctataattttttaaaaaaaaaacatgaagtaCACATAAGTTGTCATGCtatgcttaaaaattttaatgttttaatcaatattttcattataaaaaagAACTTTACTCTTTTTGAAAGATTGATAGTCAAATtcgactatttttaaaaaattgaaaaacaaattcAACAAGCTAAATTGACAGAACATATGAACAAAACTAAATTtttcatattcaaattttaaaatatattaaatattttaaatttcaaatttgatgaTTCCAAAAACTATTAAGCACTATGAGGAATCCAACACacatcaaaattaataaaaatttatttatcataatCAAATTAGTCATACTGTTGGTTACTACTAATCATAATTTGACATGATGAACCATAATCCATGTCCAAATATTGAAACAACCAAGCAAATACAAAAATAtagtaataaattatataaatatctaAACGTATACCCAATGGATCTAGCGACTAGATCCAAATTGAAGGAGTAACAAGGCCTGGTCTGTTGTTGATTCAGGCCGCACACTGGTCTGGACAGAACGGGCTTGGGCCACTAATTCTGGTTTTTCTGTTGAACTGCTCGGGCTGGGAGAACCAGTCTGGATTGAACCTGCTCTGGAAGCTTCCTAACTTCTGGACAGaaaaggcttttttttttttaactcactGTTCTCTCTACAAAATCACCTCTCATATTGGATCTCCAAGAAATTTCCCTAAAGGTCACTAAGGGTTAATTTAAGAATATTTCTCAAAAGTGTTTTtagctcaattttttatttagaagaagtatttttctttcaaaaaataacttatttagaaatatttttatctaaaaatacttcttaaaaataatactaaacacACCCTAAATctcaaataagaaaattccaaACAAATTCTTAATGAGCTTTAAGCCCAGAAACGAGGTCTGCTTTACCCAAGTTAAAGTGGGTTTTTAATACCAAAAACGGAATCCCACCATTCCCAAATCAAATTGGGCCCTTCAACACTACCCAAAGTTGGGTTTTTTTATTCAATATCCAAGTAAAATTATAATTGGGGTTCAAAATTAATCAATTTGTACTtgaaattagtttaaatattaggctccgtttgtttcatTAAGAATGACttccggaaaatgatttctggaaaataatttaattttctggaaaatttaatattttctggtgtttggatgaatctgtgtaaaatattttatgttgtttgatagattttttaaaaatatttcataaaagttttttcaattaaacaaatatacatttgagattttcttatttttcattgtttaattgaatttacttttatctataattttatattttacattgtttttgcatatattaaaaatattatctgataacatcattttttaattacataactactaagtgagtattttttatttaaaaatatgacatcaacaaaattgacaaaaaaaaaattaacgatgtcaacaattgtacttgattttcaaatttgaaaagtaaatggactaaattcttgaaaataaaagtacaatgattaaattacaaatctgtgaagtgtacatagacttatgacatattttaacttttatactacaaaacatttattattaatatatttataattgtaataattatttattattaaaatattaatattgaatattttcaataatatgtgaattgttatgaatatcttattaagtggatgtccatcatgatcaagataaagttttgatgtactttaaaagCATTGTAATCACTCAtttgattaataaagtacattctttgttgctttcatattttttttattctttattctttattctttattctctccatctctctttattttataacacgttatcagcacaatcttgctcaaagtgatagttccttttatcgacgatcaaatttatcctccatgattttcaatttctttgacgACAATATGCAAAGTTTTTACatgaagtttcttttatttaatgtttcatatctgattattatttttcattcttctttcattatatgTTATCGTTGTTTTGATTAACTTCTTTTACATTTTgttcttaaggatggtgaaagatttgatatcGTTATCTATATGAAATCAAGAATATTTTCGAACTATCTCATACCTTCTagtgatgacgatgatgttaaaaatcttcaagtatattttactatgttttatttattgtttattataatgGGAGACTAATAATGACAATATGCATAGAtagattttgaattgaaatatcACGTATGTTTACGATGGTAATTacgaaataaagaatctattgggatgCTTATAAGTctgtcctactagatttgttACATTCCtcgaagtgaatgtaaacatgaagaaaataaaagatatattcATGGACCActaaagtgggaacatagtaataaataagagaacaataagagttctcaagataactcttcaaagagtaaagataacttatgttatcaatgtgaaatgaaatattattggccacatatgatattttatttttgttaatattctttgaggaaggatacgagaatgtagtaataaattctatcattatagatagaaagtatttatcttatttggtactaaaacaaataaatattattccaatatttgataatacaaaattagttgaaagctccagaagagctaatatatcactatctaaaaagcacaaaattaGTGATGATTAAtgcattacttttaaaagttatttgtaatggatctcatattgagattgtgaataaagaaaagattatatttcatatgaataaaaaaagggaattgagttattaatttataatatttatgatattcTTTTGTTATCACCCCTATTAaagggttgaaagcaaaatatttaacTGTGAAAAATCTAAtcatgagcaatagaatatgataattctatctaaagcttattATAGTTGGATGCATctaaagttgcaagtttttttaaaaaattgtgagtataactctacagtattcaaaataagttctcaattaaaattatgtggtaaaatattactgatgagaacttacaagagagaaaacttatatatgaaaagtcattggttatgtacttgTTGTACACCTGAAAAATAGATTTttgggcatttgaagattttggcatattccttgaagcgaatattgcatacaattatttagaaattatatttattgactcgGTGGCATTATAGACCTCACATTGATTTAGATATtttcagtagtaaatgtcacaatagtacttatatgtggatacaaattaaaaggaatgataataaaattatcaatttgttacaatttaatacAATTGAAACATATGttaaagtaaactagaagtttactaatacaaatgcgtTTACTACTTGGGGCGACCAGTTAAACCATCCTCGATcgtatatgatgcgaaaattaattatgaattcatatggacattcattaaagaaccagaagattctttaatttaaaagaattctcatatgttgtttgctttcaataaaaattattattagaaactcactagataaagttgagatttaatgtcttgcatttctgaaacgaatatgggcccattcatccaccatttaTCCACCATGTGCACGGTTtggatattatatgattttggtagatgcatctacaaaataatcacatgtgtTATCAACTAGCAACCTGTCGTTTGCGAggttgtttgtttaaataattaacttcagattatgcaattaaaacaattcatcttgctaatgttaGTGAGTTTACATCCTaagtttttaatgattattgcatgtcaattgggataaaagttgaatatCCTGTAACTCATGTTCACAGACAAAATGGtttagctgaattgtttatcaaatgcctctaattaatagctaaaccattacttatgagagcaaaactttctatttcagcaTGAGATTCATGCTTGTACTGATTTACATGTACgcatcaaacaaataaattataaatactccccattacaattgatttttggtcaagagccaaatatttcccatcttataATTTTTGGATGTGCAATATATGTTTCAACTGCTTCACCACAACGCACAGGTTATAAGAgattgggaatgtatatttaTGTGAGTCTCCTTAAAATATTCTTGAGCAATTAATTCGAGATTTAATTGTGACATGAGTTGTCACTTTCCCAATATTAGGGGGAGAGAaacaataacttgtaatgagttagggggagaataattgaaccagaagttcaataaggataactcattacaagttatctattagatgtatttacaaCCTTAATGAGAATAGCCAAGTGTTATATAccactaatattttaatttgaatcaaactctcagtaggacaatcagttagaataaataatagattgattggTTCCAGAGATGAAAAttattctagatggtcatataatgGAGGCGAGTGCTCCAGAaaagacccaagacataactaataagtaaaacttcaaAAAAGATTCAAGTACCTAAAACTGAatcttaaaataatgaaaataagagatctcgataagttatgtcaattagAGAAATGTGGAAccaaataataaaagtggtcggcaatgattttgcatgcaatattattattgaaataatgaaataaaaggaggatcttgaataaatctattgagaaatatagatatggaataaattgatcaaaatagaaagactcaactcaagtacaattaaattcgagGAGTTTTTGGatcagtagtccaaatatctaaaggtataaagccaataagggtgcaattgaagtagttttgcaaaagcagaataaaaatatgaagtatttcgctaagtcctggcattgattatgaaaagatataatattcttttgtggtggatgcaataacttttagatatattattaaattgacaattcacaAAAGATTTAACTTAcgtctaatggttattgttacaaccttttatgaatcattatatagtaaagtttatattaaaatctttAAAGGATTTgggatgctagaagcatattgaaattcttgagaaattgttcatttatatgaattgaaataatttgaatatatgtgttaaatttgacttagtgaatagtagttgaaggaggattataaaatgatccaaaagacttatttgtgtttttataaaagaatcatgattaaagtttgttatgattattgttgagtctcctgaagagatcaaaatatatttccccaaatttccctcactcgtgacttttaaaagaatggtgatataaatggttagcaatacattcaaatagtcatttgaaaaactagtattcaagattgaatatgtagaatatgagaaaatatgtgatgttttcatgagggagaGTAAATACGCATTGCACTCTTTTTCTCTTAATCGAGGTTTtgcccattgggttttcctgataaggtttttaatgaggcaacatattatgcgtattataaattgtgtactctttttccttcattaggtttttatcccatagCGTTTTTTCTAATAAAGTTTTAACGAAGCACATTATCTATccatggacatccaagggggagtgttatgaatatcttattaagtggatgtccatcatgatcaagataaagttttgatatactttaaaagcattgtaatcaccctttgattaataaattatattctctgttgctttcatatttttttattctttattctccctatctctctttattttataacatgaataatattatttaaaattattatttttaaaatttattattaaaataaaattgaaatattaaataatttattaaaataataaattatatttattatattaataatttattataagactaaatataaataattaaatatgtatatttaataatattgaagaatataatattttaaatatttataaaaataaaaataaaatttattatcaatataataatattaaacttgatttaagttaatttttataaaaaaataaaattatctatagataAACATTTTTTCagaaaatgacttaaatttttcaaaatgtaGGTCAAAAAAgagtttattttactttaatctGTAAATTATTTTTCGTTGagcaaattattttttatgaaacaaacaaaaaaaatattttcccgtaaaatattttatatataaacgaACGGATCctcatttattattaaaaataaaagtttaactGGCTTAACAATAGGTTGGCATGCCAATGTAGTCATGGAACATGATCCATCTGGAAATTCTGACAATGGAAAGCTGGTTGCCATGCATGCTCATGCTGCTGCTACTGGCGCCATGTCACTGTTGAGTCTTGCCTCTGGAGTTGTCAAAGAGGCAGGCAATTGAGAGTGATAAGTAATGATGCTGATTTCCAAGTCCACAATTCTCACCGCTGACCGCCCCACTAGTTATATGTGCTGCTACTAGTAATAATGGACAAAAAGCACCCCCTTCCACTCAGCTGCCAATTGCTCATAAATTGCTGGACTCAACCAATTCGTCTGCACTctattggtatggctaacaagcCTAACTTCAGCTCAACTTACACTCTTCTTGTTTCCTTTTTGCTTTCGCTCTTCCTTCTCTATTCGAATTCTAAGTTTGTGGTTTGTTCCACTGATATCAAATGCACAGACACCGACAGAGGAGCAATTGTGGTCCTTAGAGAAGGTCTCACCGACCCTTCTGGCAGGCTCTCTTCCTGGATTGGCGAAGATTGTTGTACATGGGAAGGCATCAAGTGCCACAACCAAACAGGACGTGTCACAAAGCTCGACCTTAGAAACCCTTACCACTTAATCGGTGCTGTTGATCCACCAGCATATAAACGCTCCTGTTTGGGAGGTAAGATCAACCCATCTTTGATTCGTTTGGAATATCTCACTTCTCTGGACCTAAGCCTGAACGATTTTGAAGGGCTTGAAATTCCCGGGTTCTTCGGTGAGCTAAAAAATCTGAGATATCTCAATCTCTCTTTTGCTTCTTTTGCTGGAGAGATTCCAGCTTCTCTTGGGAATTTGTCAAATTTGCAGTATCTGGACCTCTATGCAGACGCCTACAGCAATACAGGTCCCAGGGAGTTGCGTTCACAGAGTCTGGAATGGCTTACACCTCTCTCTTCATTAAAATATCTAAACCTGGGATTTGTCAAACTCGATAGCACAGGTGACCATTGGTTGCAAACATTTAATATGCTGCCCTCATTGGTACACCTGCGCTTACACTGGTGTGAACTTAAAGGTTTACCACTGACATTGCCATCCATTAACTTCACGTCACTTTCAGTTCTTGATTTGTCAGAGAATTCTTTCAACTCTTTAATTCCCCCATGGTTGTTCAATCTTACTGGTCTCACAGAACTATATCTGACATGGGACTTTTTCAGCGGTTCAATTCCTGATGAATTTGCAAACCTCAAGAATCTCCAAGTCCTTGATTTGTCTGATAATTTGAACCTCGAGGGTCAAATTCCTGGATTACTTGGCAACCTTAGCAAACTACAGTTCCTAGATCTTTCTGCAAACAATTTCCATGGTGACGTTTATGGGCTTTTTAGTGGTTTCTCAAGTAACCCAAACAGTAAGTTAGAGTCACTTGATCTAAGTTCCAACTCATTGACAGGGGAACTGCCCGAGTCATTAGGATTGCTTAAACATTTACAACACCTAGATCTCTCCAGCAACTCTTTCTGGGGTTCAATTCCATCATCAATAGGAAGCTTGTCAGCACTGAGAGTATTAGACCTGTCATATAACACCATGAATGGTACAATTCCTGAAAGACTTGGGCAACTTTCTGGGCTAGTTGACATGAACCTTATGGCAAATTCTTGGAAGGGTATTCTAAAAGAAACCCACTTCATGAATCTAAGAAAACTGCAGCATGTTCGTCTCACAACAGAGCCAACGAGGTCCTTGGCTTTCAGTGCGTCGCATGGATGGTTTCCTCCTTTCAAACTCAAGTCTATCCAACTTGAAAACTGCATGACAGGTCCCTCATTTCCTGTATGGCTTCAAGTTCAAAATGAACTTACCTCTGTCGTCTTAAAAAATGTTTCCATATCTGACACCATACCAGGGAAATGGTTTTCCCAACTGTCTGCTCAACTCACTTATTTGGTTCTATCTCAAGATCAAATGAGGGGGGAGTTGCCACGCCACTTAAATTATCCATATTTGAATCTCATCGATCTGAGTTACAATAACTTTGAGGGTCCTTTCCCTTCTTGGTCCACTAATGCAACTGATGTAATCCTCGATGAAAATTCGTTTTCAGGGCCAATACCTGAAAATATTGGGGCCTTGATGCCTAGATTGCAGAAATTATATGTTTCTAGGAATCATCTGACTGGGAGAATCCCATCATCCATGTGTGATATAGAGGGGCTCAACATTATTTCTCTAAGGAACAACAAGTTGAGTGGAGAACTCCCTAACTGTTGGCATCGATTAATGTTATGGGGAATAGATATATCAAATAACAGTTTAACGGGGAACATCCCAAATTCCTTCGGTTTCCTGCCTTCTCTAAGTGTGCTGCTGTTGAGCAACAACAATCTGGATGGGGAAATCCCTTCTTCTCTACGAAACTGCACCGGTTTGACAAGCATGGACCTCGGAGGGAATAAAATTTCGGGGAGTCTCCCTTTGTGGCTACAATATATGTCATCCTTATTCATGCTACGACTTGGCTCAAACCTTCTAAGTGGGGGCATACCTGATCAGGTTTGCAGGCTACAAAATCTGCACATATTAGATCTTTCCCAAAACAAAATTTCAGGTCCCATTCCTAAGTGTTTTGGTAATCTGAGCGCGCTGGTCCATGGAAAGGGTAGCGAGGTGTTCCAAAGGCTAATAAGGGAGGTAACAAGAGGAAGAGATCCTGAATACAGCAACGTAGTGGCAAACGTGAATAGCATAGAGCTGTCAGGGAATAATCTTACAGGTGAAATCCCTTATGAGATAACAAACCTGCTTGCACTGCGCATCTTGGATCTGTCACACAACCATCTTTCAGGAGCGATTCCGAGAAGCTTGACATCTCTAGCTTCTTTGACTCGATTGAATTTGTCATACAACCACCTTTCTGGAAGCATTCCTTTTTTGCCAAGATTTAATGATTCCTCCATTTATGAGGGGAATCCATTGCTTTGCGGGGCTCCACTTCCTACCAAATGCCCACTGCCTAGGCCACGCAAATAGAATATTGCAGGTTTATGATATGAGGGAATCCATCTATTTACACAAAAATAAGCGATGTACCTCTACTTGATCCAAATCTAATACCATATTTggatattttatgtattattgaTTTATCAATGTCCTCTATGGAACTTGTTATATATTATA
It encodes the following:
- the LOC107927535 gene encoding receptor-like protein EIX1 codes for the protein MDKKHPLPLSCQLLINCWTQPIRLHSIDTDRGAIVVLREGLTDPSGRLSSWIGEDCCTWEGIKCHNQTGRVTKLDLRNPYHLIGAVDPPAYKRSCLGGKINPSLIRLEYLTSLDLSLNDFEGLEIPGFFGELKNLRYLNLSFASFAGEIPASLGNLSNLQYLDLYADAYSNTGPRELRSQSLEWLTPLSSLKYLNLGFVKLDSTGDHWLQTFNMLPSLVHLRLHWCELKGLPLTLPSINFTSLSVLDLSENSFNSLIPPWLFNLTGLTELYLTWDFFSGSIPDEFANLKNLQVLDLSDNLNLEGQIPGLLGNLSKLQFLDLSANNFHGDVYGLFSGFSSNPNSKLESLDLSSNSLTGELPESLGLLKHLQHLDLSSNSFWGSIPSSIGSLSALRVLDLSYNTMNGTIPERLGQLSGLVDMNLMANSWKGILKETHFMNLRKLQHVRLTTEPTRSLAFSASHGWFPPFKLKSIQLENCMTGPSFPVWLQVQNELTSVVLKNVSISDTIPGKWFSQLSAQLTYLVLSQDQMRGELPRHLNYPYLNLIDLSYNNFEGPFPSWSTNATDVILDENSFSGPIPENIGALMPRLQKLYVSRNHLTGRIPSSMCDIEGLNIISLRNNKLSGELPNCWHRLMLWGIDISNNSLTGNIPNSFGFLPSLSVLLLSNNNLDGEIPSSLRNCTGLTSMDLGGNKISGSLPLWLQYMSSLFMLRLGSNLLSGGIPDQVCRLQNLHILDLSQNKISGPIPKCFGNLSALVHGKGSEVFQRLIREVTRGRDPEYSNVVANVNSIELSGNNLTGEIPYEITNLLALRILDLSHNHLSGAIPRSLTSLASLTRLNLSYNHLSGSIPFLPRFNDSSIYEGNPLLCGAPLPTKCPLPRPRK